The proteins below are encoded in one region of Phaseolus vulgaris cultivar G19833 chromosome 1, P. vulgaris v2.0, whole genome shotgun sequence:
- the LOC137814153 gene encoding DNA-3-methyladenine glycosylase — protein MQLCGMSLGRSIPTKTPLERNSTSQSSDSDVFASFRFRGTVMKRNHRFKRVAKSRLPVQKTEPVRETEPVRRSLPVKPNPSTEPNTSPVEMKILPRDFFQIDALDLAPRLLGKFLRRDDVVLRITEVEAYRPDDSACHGRFGVTSRTAPVFGAGGHAYVYLCYGLHMMLNVVADKEGAGAAVLIRSCAPISGLDVIQQRRGLKTEKPILLTGPGKVGQALGLSTEWSNHPLYTHGGLELLDGPEPENILVGPRVGIQYALAEHVNALWRFAIAGTPWISAPKNTLK, from the exons ATGCAACTATGCGGCATGTCTCTGGGACGCTCCATTCCCACCAAAACGCCATTGGAGCGCAACTCAACTTCTCAGTCTTCTGACTCTGACGTATTTGCTTCCTTCCGTTTCCGTGGCACCGTGATGAAGCGCAACCACCGTTTCAAACGGGTGGCCAAATCCAGATTACCGGTTCAAAAAACCGAACCGGTTCGAGAAACCGAACCGGTTCGGCGTTCGCTCCCCGTCAAACCCAACCCATCTACAGAACCAAACACTTCTCCGGTTGAAATGAAAATCTTGCCACGCGATTTCTTCCAAATCGATGCCCTGGACCTTGCCCCACGTTTACTGGGAAAGTTTCTTCGCCGAGACGACGTCGTTCTTCGGATCACCGAG GTTGAAGCATATAGACCAGACGACTCGGCTTGTCACGGTCGTTTTGGCGTCACTTCAAGAACTGCCCCTGTT TTTGGAGCTGGTGGGCATGCCTATGTTTATCTTTGCTATGGTCTTCACATGATGTTGAATGTGGTGGCCGATAAGGAAGGAGCTGGCGCTGCTGTTTTGATACGCTCTTGTGCTCCAATTAGTG GACTGGATGTCATTCAACAGCGCCGAGGTCTGAAAACTGAGAAACCTATACTTCTTACTGGTCCTGGGAAG GTTGGTCAGGCATTGGGTTTATCGACAGAATGGTCCAACCATCCTCTCTATACACACG GTGGTTTGGAGCTCTTAGATGGTCCTGAGCCGGAAAACATATTGGTAGGTCCACGTGTTGGTATCCAATATGCTTTGGCAGAGCATGTGAATGCATTGTGGAGATTTGCCATTGCAGGTACCCCTTGGATTAGTGCTCCCAAAAACACTCTGAAATAG
- the LOC137814150 gene encoding thioredoxin-like 3-1, chloroplastic has protein sequence MSVIGACSQFVYREVYQRDEQWTQCLVSGRGYLFCHRSGGCENIWVGSRHRERKMKRRNLRVEAMWPDLSKSSELQMEEINDSDHLDQILLLAHDNSQPILIDWMATWCRKCIYLKPKVEKLAAEYQNKVKFYCADVNKVPQTLVKRGNISKMPTIQLWKDGEMKAEVIGGHKAWLVIEEVREMIQKFL, from the exons ATGTCTGTAATAGGGGCGTGTTCACAGTTTGTGTACAGAGAGGTTTATCAGAGAGATGAACAGTGGACACAGTGCTTGGTGAGTGGGAGAGGGTATCTCTTTTGTCACAGGAGTGGTGGGTGTGAGAACATATGGGTTGGAAGCAGACACAGAGAAAGAAAGATGAAAAGGAGAAATTTGCGTGTGGAAGCGATGTGGCCAGATTTGTCAAAATCAAGTGAGTTGCAGATGGAAGAAATCAATGATTCCGACCACCTTGATCAAATTCTTCTTCTTGCCCACGACAACTCCCAACCTATCCTCATTGATTG GATGGCTACTTGGTGTCGGAAATGTATCTATTTGAAGCCCAAGGTGGAAAAATTAGCAGCTGAATATCAAAACAA AGTCAAATTTTACTGTGCGGATGTGAATAAAGTACCCCAGACTCTAGTCAAGAGAGGCAACATATCT AAAATGCCAACAATTCAG CTGTGGAAAGATGGAGAGATGAAAGCAGAAGTGATTGGAGGCCATAAGGCCTGGCTAGTCATTGAAGAAGTCAGAGAAATGATCCAAAAGTTTTTATGA
- the LOC137814151 gene encoding uncharacterized protein has product MARYGEGDKRWIVEDRPDGTNVHNWHWSETNCLEWSRTFFSSLLSNLTILDGEGNLFVKTTSLRSLDGEAYINIRKGKIIPGYEISLTLNWHGEAKDSNGASLLQVDGTVEIPYISDENADEDPELKITVNDEGPVGKRIKDAMLSKGKPLILEKVRVWVQSMAKGGPVMEELDNKKAAPSPSPSPAPSSSPSPSLSPSPSTTAAPKKESSTATKKKKEKKGVKSISMTERFNCRAKNLFEILMDENRWKGFTQSNARISKEVGGEFSIFDGSVTGTNLELQEGKLIVQKWRFGSWSDGVQSTVRLVFEEPESGVTVVKLTHTDVPEEDRYGNATVVENTERGWRDLIFQRIRAVFGFGI; this is encoded by the exons ATGGCTCGTTACGGCGAGGGCGACAAGCGGTGGATCGTGGAGGACCGCCCCGACGGCACCAACGTCCACAACTGGCACTGGTCCGAGACCAACTGTCTCGAATGGTCCAGAACCTTCTTCTCCTCCCTTCTCTCCAACCTCACAATTCTCGACGGCGAGGGAAATCTTTTCGTCAAAACCACCTCGCTCCGCTCCCTCGACGGCGAGGCCTACATCAACATCCGCAAGGGAAAAATCATCCCCGGCTACGAGATCAGCCTCACGCTCAATTGGCACGGCGAGGCTAAGGACTCCAACGGAGCTTCACTTCTCCAAGTCGACGGCACCGTTGAAATCCCCTATATCTCCGACGAGAATGCCGACGAGGATCCCGAACTTAAAATCACCGTGAACGACGAAGGACCGGTAGGGAAGAGGATCAAGGACGCAATGCTTTCCAAGGGGAAGCCCTTGATCTTGGAGAAGGTTAGGGTTTGGGTGCAGAGCATGGCCAAAGGCGGTCCTGTTATGGAAGAATTGGACAACAAGAAGGCGGCGCCGTCTCCATCGCCATCACCGGCGCCGTCTTCATCACCGTCGCCGTCTTTGTCACCGTCACCATCCACTACGGCTGCGCCGAAGAAGGAGAGTTCGACggcgacgaagaagaagaaggagaagaagggGGTGAAGAGTATTAGCATGACGGAGAGGTTTAATTGCAGGGCGAAAAACTTGTTTGAGATATTGATGGATGAGAATCGGTGGAAGGGTTTCACGCAAAGCAATGCGAGGATTAGTAAAGAGGTTGGTGGTGAGTTTAGCATTTTTGATGGATCGGTGACTGGAACTAATTTGGAGCTGCAGGAGGGTAAGTTGATTGTGCAGAAGTGGAGGTTCGGAAGTTGGAGCGATGGAGTTCAGTCCACA GTGAGGCTTGTGTTTGAGGAGCCTGAATCGGGTGTTACAGTTGTGAAGCTGACTCATACTGATGTGCCTGAAGAGGATAG GTATGGTAATGCAACTGTGGTTGAGAACACCGAAAGGGGGTGGCGGGATCTTATCTTCCAGAGGATACGTGCTGTTTTTGGTTTTGGAATTTGA